From the genome of Scytonema hofmannii PCC 7110, one region includes:
- a CDS encoding Acg family FMN-binding oxidoreductase, which yields MSKIVSSEPLSPWNVSEIDFPKRGSPSQQLDFLLHYAVLAPSQYNAQPWLFKIAHETIELYADRTRALPVIDPQDRELTMSCGAALYNLRLAIRHFGYIDVVKTFPNPEDPDLLAHIWLGSRKEQTEEEFLLFATIKQRHTNRLAFQNKPIPETLLSIMQKSVLEEGAWLHLIQEQNLRNALADLITEGDRIQLANLHFRRELAAWIHSSRNATHDGMPAYAQSIGELLDFATPMTAHTNRTFDIGKGQAAKERELAAGSPVFTVLGTKEETTASWLSAGQALQRLLLLGQAVGVSASFLNQPIQVPELRPQLRNLLNTSGYPQILLRFGYGTEVKSTPRRVVSEVLRYE from the coding sequence ATGTCAAAGATAGTATCGTCTGAACCTTTAAGCCCCTGGAACGTTTCAGAGATAGATTTTCCCAAACGCGGTAGCCCCTCACAACAGCTAGATTTTCTACTTCACTACGCCGTTCTGGCTCCATCGCAATATAATGCTCAACCCTGGTTATTTAAAATTGCACACGAAACCATTGAGCTTTATGCTGACAGAACTCGTGCTTTGCCCGTGATTGACCCCCAAGACAGGGAGTTGACTATGAGTTGCGGTGCGGCGCTGTATAACTTAAGGTTAGCCATTAGGCACTTTGGTTACATTGATGTCGTCAAAACTTTTCCCAATCCAGAAGATCCAGATTTATTGGCTCATATCTGGTTGGGGAGTCGTAAAGAGCAAACAGAAGAAGAGTTTTTGCTGTTTGCGACCATTAAGCAACGACATACAAACAGATTGGCTTTTCAAAATAAACCTATCCCGGAAACTTTGCTCTCTATTATGCAGAAGTCAGTACTTGAAGAAGGTGCATGGCTTCATCTTATTCAAGAGCAAAACCTTCGTAATGCGTTAGCGGACCTTATTACAGAAGGCGATCGCATTCAATTAGCAAATCTACATTTTCGTCGGGAGTTAGCAGCATGGATACATTCAAGCCGCAATGCAACTCATGATGGTATGCCCGCCTATGCTCAAAGCATTGGAGAACTTCTAGATTTTGCTACCCCTATGACAGCTCATACCAACCGTACCTTTGATATTGGCAAGGGACAAGCAGCGAAAGAACGGGAATTAGCTGCTGGTTCACCAGTATTTACGGTGTTGGGTACAAAAGAAGAAACGACTGCAAGTTGGCTGAGTGCGGGACAGGCTTTACAAAGACTTTTACTGCTAGGGCAAGCAGTCGGTGTTTCTGCATCCTTCTTAAACCAACCCATACAAGTTCCCGAACTGCGTCCCCAACTTAGAAATCTTCTTAATACATCGGGTTATCCCCAAATCTTGCTGCGTTTTGGTTATGGTACTGAAGTCAAATCAACACCCCGACGGGTAGTCAGTGAAGTGCTTCGCTATGAGTAG
- a CDS encoding glycine radical domain-containing protein: MYGYDIKDASLLQRRFPKASLAFVAKLPYQHSQDGISNTFSFVPSAVGKTEDIQIHKLVSNQIVSTINDSYVRVCGQLSQAVARTAA, encoded by the coding sequence ATGTACGGATACGATATCAAGGATGCGAGCCTCCTACAGAGGCGCTTTCCTAAAGCATCTCTGGCATTCGTTGCCAAACTACCTTACCAACACAGTCAAGACGGAATTTCTAACACCTTCTCGTTTGTACCGTCTGCGGTGGGCAAAACAGAAGATATCCAGATCCATAAACTAGTAAGCAACCAAATTGTATCTACAATTAACGATTCGTATGTCCGGGTATGCGGCCAATTATCTCAAGCTGTCGCGAGAACAGCAGCTTGA
- a CDS encoding FAD-dependent oxidoreductase, whose protein sequence is MKRQHASLISLTLISTFITPYSAIAAPPRNPDKTVNCDILVVGGGLSGAATAYEGLLAGRTVCLTELTDWLGGQISSQGTSALDERPTQRAKQYYSRGYLELRQRIERQYKGDLNPGDCWVSDSCYLPRDGHEILSAMLKDAEKKGRGKLQWFPNTVIKDLEYSSDGKLINAAIAIQHQPATGAPPLNTFPLSQTIEDAYTYENSSRFAKNIIRLVPKPTKAKGNTNAPNWYVVDASETGEIIAIADVPYRLGIDARSYLEPSSSSATNDSYCTQGFTYTFAMEATEQPQNQTMPPFYQQYAPYYSYELKRLASFPLVFTYRRIWSPRDGEQMEFGGVKFSAPAPEDISMQNWTWGNDYRPGTSVDNLIYTRQQLQASGQLKPGGWMGGLRTDALRKGEEISQGYYYWLVAGTTDSQLGDGVKQLYPNNRYLSGLNSPMGTAHGLSKHPYMREGRRILGRPSWGQPQGFTIWEIDISRRNYDDEYYRKTLPADEYRRLKAALAGLEATAVLSGQQKPDNVARRTRSTIFPDAVGIGHYAIDFHPCMTQSPPEAPGNTERAGERRGAGQAYPFQIALRAMIPQKIDNLLVGGKSIATSHIAAAAYRVHSFEWSAGAAAGTTAAFALKNGIAPYQLVDELPKPEPQLQILKQLLEKNGNPTAFPDTSIFNQNWEDWK, encoded by the coding sequence ATGAAGCGCCAACACGCATCGCTCATTTCTCTTACTCTCATCTCAACTTTTATTACACCATACTCGGCGATCGCCGCACCGCCAAGAAACCCGGACAAAACCGTCAATTGTGACATCCTGGTTGTGGGTGGTGGGCTTTCTGGTGCTGCTACCGCATATGAAGGGCTACTAGCAGGCAGAACAGTATGCCTTACCGAACTGACTGATTGGTTGGGAGGACAAATTTCTTCTCAAGGAACTTCTGCTTTAGACGAACGCCCAACCCAACGAGCAAAACAATATTACTCTCGTGGTTACTTGGAATTACGCCAGCGCATTGAGCGTCAGTATAAAGGAGACCTCAATCCCGGTGATTGCTGGGTGAGTGATTCTTGCTATTTACCTCGTGACGGTCATGAAATCTTAAGCGCTATGCTTAAGGATGCTGAAAAGAAGGGTCGAGGGAAGTTGCAATGGTTTCCCAACACGGTTATTAAAGATTTGGAATATAGCAGTGATGGTAAGCTGATTAACGCTGCGATCGCTATCCAACATCAGCCAGCCACCGGAGCACCGCCCCTAAACACATTCCCGTTATCTCAAACTATCGAAGACGCCTATACCTACGAAAACTCTTCTCGGTTTGCGAAAAACATCATTCGCCTTGTTCCCAAACCAACCAAAGCCAAAGGAAATACGAATGCACCAAACTGGTATGTCGTAGACGCTTCGGAAACAGGGGAAATTATTGCGATCGCTGATGTTCCTTACCGACTGGGTATTGATGCTCGTTCTTATTTGGAACCTTCTTCTTCCAGTGCCACCAATGACTCCTACTGTACCCAAGGCTTCACTTACACTTTTGCAATGGAGGCTACCGAGCAACCGCAAAACCAGACAATGCCCCCATTCTATCAACAGTACGCACCATACTACAGTTATGAACTAAAACGACTGGCAAGCTTTCCACTAGTATTTACATACCGTCGCATTTGGAGTCCCAGAGACGGGGAACAGATGGAATTTGGAGGAGTCAAGTTTTCTGCACCCGCCCCAGAAGACATTTCCATGCAAAACTGGACTTGGGGTAACGATTACCGTCCGGGAACTTCTGTAGACAACCTTATTTACACCCGCCAGCAGTTACAAGCCTCCGGACAGTTGAAACCTGGGGGTTGGATGGGTGGACTACGAACGGATGCTTTACGTAAAGGTGAAGAAATTTCTCAAGGTTATTACTATTGGTTGGTCGCAGGAACAACTGATTCCCAATTAGGTGATGGAGTCAAGCAGTTATATCCCAATAACCGCTATCTATCTGGGTTAAATTCTCCAATGGGAACAGCACACGGCTTATCAAAACATCCTTATATGCGAGAAGGAAGGCGCATCCTTGGACGCCCCAGTTGGGGACAACCCCAAGGCTTTACGATTTGGGAAATAGATATTTCCCGTCGCAACTACGACGACGAGTACTACCGCAAGACACTACCAGCAGACGAATATCGCCGTTTAAAAGCCGCACTCGCAGGATTGGAAGCAACAGCAGTTCTTTCCGGACAGCAAAAACCCGATAACGTAGCCCGACGGACTCGTTCTACCATTTTCCCTGATGCTGTAGGTATCGGTCATTACGCTATTGACTTCCATCCCTGTATGACACAAAGCCCTCCAGAAGCACCGGGAAATACAGAACGTGCAGGAGAAAGACGTGGTGCAGGACAAGCTTATCCCTTTCAAATTGCTTTAAGAGCCATGATTCCTCAAAAAATTGACAATTTGTTAGTTGGTGGTAAAAGCATTGCTACCAGTCATATTGCCGCCGCCGCCTACAGGGTACACTCCTTTGAATGGTCTGCTGGTGCTGCAGCCGGAACAACAGCCGCTTTTGCCCTAAAAAATGGCATTGCACCGTACCAACTGGTTGACGAATTACCCAAACCAGAACCGCAATTGCAAATTCTAAAACAGTTGTTGGAGAAAAACGGTAATCCCACTGCTTTCCCAGATACCTCAATTTTCAACCAAAATTGGGAAGATTGGAAGTAG
- a CDS encoding slipin family protein gives MEALTGAFFAFLIFLTLSGCKLDKEYQRGVIFRLGRISGVRGPGIYWIIPIVDQKTQIDIRTKTVDIEPQETVTADSVTIKVNAVLYYRILKPDRAINQVENYQMAVYQTALTTLRNVVGQNILDDVLQNRDKINTKVQEIVDEITEPWGIVIERVETKDVEIPLAMQRAMAKEAEAIREKRARIIKASAEQEASIKLAEASQLIIQNPAALELRRLQMLTEIGAENNTTTLIMIPSDLIVLAQKLSESIKDKG, from the coding sequence ATGGAAGCGTTAACAGGTGCCTTCTTTGCTTTCTTAATATTTCTAACACTATCAGGATGTAAGTTAGATAAGGAATATCAGCGTGGGGTTATCTTTCGCTTAGGTAGAATTAGCGGTGTTAGAGGTCCGGGAATATATTGGATTATTCCTATCGTAGATCAAAAAACTCAAATAGATATTCGTACCAAAACAGTAGATATAGAACCTCAAGAAACTGTGACTGCTGACAGTGTCACAATTAAAGTTAATGCTGTTCTCTACTACCGAATTCTCAAACCCGATCGAGCTATCAATCAGGTTGAGAATTATCAAATGGCTGTCTATCAAACTGCCCTAACGACTTTACGTAATGTTGTAGGGCAAAACATCTTAGATGATGTGTTGCAAAATAGAGATAAAATTAATACTAAAGTTCAAGAAATCGTAGACGAAATCACGGAACCTTGGGGAATTGTCATTGAAAGAGTAGAAACCAAAGATGTAGAAATTCCCCTGGCAATGCAAAGAGCAATGGCAAAAGAAGCAGAAGCTATTCGAGAAAAACGCGCTCGTATAATTAAAGCGTCAGCAGAACAGGAAGCTTCGATTAAGTTAGCAGAAGCTTCTCAACTGATTATACAAAATCCTGCCGCTTTGGAATTGCGACGATTACAAATGCTCACAGAAATTGGAGCCGAAAATAACACAACAACTTTGATAATGATACCGTCTGATTTGATAGTCTTAGCGCAAAAATTGTCAGAATCAATTAAGGATAAAGGTTAG
- a CDS encoding hybrid sensor histidine kinase/response regulator: MASNQQFIPQGESDRLHVLRRYKILDTPPDGAFDRITSIAARLFKVPIAIVSLVDSDRIWFKSRYGLDVEQIERSPGLCASAILSNDVYTIVDASKDVRSLTNPLVAGEMGLRFYAAAPLTTHDGYNLGTLCVIDKQPHSISEEEKSILTDLAGVVMDEIELRLAARNVAQLNIELAQAKEAAEVANKAKSLFIANMSHELRSPLNAILGFSRLIQRSQNLSVENLENASIIIRSGEHLLSLINQVLDFSKLEAGRATLNQNNFDLCCLLDELEDMFQHKAREKGLELVSTYTNDVPRYIRTDEIKLRQVLINLISNAIKFTNQGRVLVKVGLETRGHEKTVNFLPFPRSPLSPSFSSQPRITFEVEDTGAGIAAEELDNLFEAFVQTTTGKESHEGTGLGLAITRKFVHLLGGEINVCSEVGVGTTFKFVIPVSAADAPDIIDNKQPSRTVVSLEKNQSQYRILIVDDKSLNRQLLRKLLHPMGFELEEASNGQEAIEIWEKWQPHCIFMDMRMPVMDGYQAIQHIKSTLKGRATMIVALTASAVEEEKAIALSIGCDDFIRKPFRESEIFGALQKHLGVRFISEEQMPKSESDRIQAKNFNQTDIANLTQEIAALPPDLIGQFYLATLNLDTDVILSLIAQVRQTNEPLANILEDLAHNFQYQQILTLMLPTVV; this comes from the coding sequence ATGGCTAGTAACCAGCAATTTATTCCTCAAGGGGAAAGCGATCGCCTGCATGTTTTGCGACGTTATAAGATTTTGGATACACCTCCTGATGGCGCATTTGACCGCATTACTTCGATAGCTGCTAGACTTTTTAAAGTGCCAATCGCTATTGTAAGCTTAGTGGATAGCGATCGCATTTGGTTCAAGTCCCGTTATGGTTTGGATGTAGAACAGATAGAGCGTTCGCCCGGTCTGTGTGCATCAGCAATTCTTTCAAATGATGTCTATACAATTGTAGATGCTAGCAAAGATGTGCGTTCCTTAACAAATCCCCTAGTTGCGGGCGAAATGGGCTTGCGTTTTTATGCAGCTGCGCCACTCACAACCCATGACGGTTATAACTTAGGCACATTATGTGTTATTGACAAACAACCTCACTCTATTTCGGAAGAAGAGAAGTCTATTTTGACCGATTTAGCAGGAGTTGTTATGGATGAGATAGAACTGCGACTAGCAGCCCGCAATGTAGCGCAGTTAAATATCGAACTCGCCCAAGCTAAAGAAGCCGCAGAAGTGGCAAACAAAGCTAAAAGCCTCTTTATCGCTAATATGAGCCATGAGTTGCGATCGCCTTTAAATGCAATTCTTGGCTTTTCTCGTTTGATACAGCGCAGTCAAAATTTATCTGTAGAAAATCTAGAAAATGCTAGCATCATCATTCGCAGTGGAGAACACTTGCTATCGTTGATTAATCAAGTATTAGATTTCTCTAAACTCGAAGCTGGGCGTGCAACTCTGAATCAAAATAACTTCGATCTTTGCTGCTTATTAGATGAGTTGGAAGATATGTTCCAACATAAGGCTAGAGAAAAAGGGCTGGAGTTAGTTAGCACTTATACGAATGATGTTCCAAGATACATACGAACTGATGAAATTAAGTTACGCCAAGTGCTTATTAACCTGATAAGTAATGCAATCAAATTTACAAATCAAGGTAGGGTGTTGGTGAAAGTGGGATTAGAGACGCGGGGACACGAAAAAACAGTGAACTTCCTCCCCTTTCCCCGTTCCCCCCTCTCCCCCTCCTTTTCTTCCCAGCCCCGAATAACCTTTGAAGTCGAAGATACAGGTGCTGGGATTGCTGCTGAAGAGTTAGACAACCTCTTTGAAGCTTTCGTTCAAACAACAACAGGCAAAGAATCTCATGAGGGTACGGGTTTGGGTTTAGCTATAACACGCAAGTTCGTGCATCTTTTAGGAGGTGAAATCAACGTTTGTAGTGAAGTGGGAGTGGGTACAACCTTTAAATTTGTCATTCCAGTGAGTGCAGCTGATGCTCCCGACATTATTGACAATAAACAACCATCACGCACTGTTGTATCACTAGAAAAAAACCAATCACAATACCGTATTTTGATTGTTGATGACAAATCCCTAAATCGTCAACTGCTGAGAAAATTGCTTCATCCTATGGGTTTTGAACTTGAGGAAGCCAGCAATGGTCAAGAAGCTATTGAGATTTGGGAAAAATGGCAACCGCATTGCATATTTATGGATATGCGGATGCCTGTTATGGATGGATACCAAGCCATACAACACATCAAATCAACCCTCAAAGGTCGAGCTACAATGATTGTTGCCCTAACTGCTAGTGCTGTAGAGGAAGAGAAAGCTATTGCTCTCTCTATCGGTTGCGATGACTTTATCCGCAAACCATTCCGAGAATCAGAAATTTTTGGAGCGTTACAAAAACATCTCGGAGTCCGATTTATTTCTGAAGAACAAATGCCAAAGTCCGAGAGCGATCGCATTCAAGCTAAAAACTTCAACCAAACAGATATCGCAAATCTGACACAAGAAATTGCTGCTTTACCTCCAGATTTGATCGGTCAATTCTATCTAGCAACTCTCAATCTTGATACAGATGTAATACTAAGTCTTATTGCTCAAGTCCGCCAAACAAATGAGCCACTAGCGAATATTTTAGAGGATTTAGCTCATAATTTCCAGTACCAGCAGATTTTAACATTAATGCTACCAACTGTAGTCTAA
- a CDS encoding PEP-CTERM sorting domain-containing protein has translation MKKNTCSTLLGSVLFATGVTVALMAAPPKAAPASNQTTAICNVNNVSLGGINATACKGPFDGNDTGAQGTLLSDLNNGLFKNSLSSDYTYNWALAGKSDESNNFLTAANNFSSGAWSLKQPLSSDTFVLSLKTSTAYSAYLFTGINYTNLQGFFNTVGVALAGNGNQGKALSHASLFVATKKHNEQPPVKKVPEPGTLLGLGLTATGMVVSRRRKSN, from the coding sequence ATGAAGAAAAACACTTGTTCTACATTACTAGGTTCTGTTTTGTTCGCCACTGGAGTTACAGTTGCGCTCATGGCTGCACCACCAAAAGCCGCACCAGCAAGTAACCAAACCACAGCTATTTGCAACGTTAATAATGTCTCACTTGGCGGTATTAATGCTACAGCTTGTAAAGGACCTTTCGATGGTAATGACACTGGAGCACAAGGCACCTTGCTTAGCGATCTAAATAATGGTTTGTTTAAAAACAGTTTGTCTTCTGACTACACTTATAACTGGGCTTTAGCTGGTAAATCAGATGAGTCAAATAATTTCTTGACAGCAGCTAATAATTTCAGTTCTGGCGCATGGAGTCTAAAACAACCACTAAGCAGTGATACATTTGTGCTGAGCCTTAAAACCAGTACAGCATATAGTGCCTATTTGTTCACAGGTATTAATTACACAAATTTGCAAGGATTCTTTAACACTGTCGGTGTTGCCTTAGCAGGAAATGGAAATCAAGGTAAGGCTTTATCTCACGCTTCGCTGTTTGTAGCGACTAAGAAACACAACGAACAACCACCTGTTAAGAAAGTTCCAGAACCCGGTACTTTGCTCGGTCTTGGTTTGACAGCAACGGGAATGGTTGTTAGTCGTCGTCGCAAGTCAAATTAG